The segment TGCTGACCAATAATTGGTCGCATCATATCATTGGAAATAAATGAGGTTAGTTTTGAGGTTACATAGGGCACAACGTTGGCCAAAGCAGCGTCCCCTCCCGCCTTCTCCGCTTCTTTTCGCCAAAAATCAACAACCGTTGAATCATTACAACGTGATAATTTTAAATTACGAAACTCCGCATCAGCTAAGACTTTTGGAATTTCCATTAAGGTTGAACCAGAGCTTGGATCACTCATAATTAACAACATGGCATTACGCATATACTGTTCAAAAATTGGACCACCAGTTGCTTTCAAATCATACAATTTATCAAAAATACCAATCATTTCGTTGATAACAAAAGTTTTTTGTTCAGGATAGCGTGGATCAAATTCCAATAGGTTAATAGACAACGGTCGTTCAATATCCGCTGGTGCAAAAATAACTACATCATCAGCTCGCTCAGGCGGAACACGTAGCAAAACTTCATCAATCAAATCTCCGTGAGGATCAATCATACAAATTCCATGTCCTGCTAATACATCCTGAATCGCCATATTAGCCAGTAAGAAAGATTTTCCAACACCAGATTTACCAATAATATATGTATGACGTAAACGATCAGCTGATTTTATTTTTACTTCATGCGAAACACCGCGAAAAGTATTGGTTCCCAATAATAATCCTTCAGTTGGCAAATTAACAGGGGCAGCTGCTTGTTTGGCGGTTAACCATAGTATATTTGGCGTCTCAGCATTTTTTAAGGGCAAGTGGTATAAGCTCGCCATTTCCTCAGTGTTTAAAATAAAACAGTTATGCTCTTTGAATCGTCTAAAAATAAAATCCCTAATAATATTTGTGCTATTTTTCTGCAAAGAGACTTGTAAACTATTGCCATATTCATAATAATTATACTGACTAAAACTAGCAGACAATTCATTAATCATTGCCCGAGCCCGAGTTTCCGTTGGTGCACTGGCAATTAATCGCAAATTTACATCAAGTCCTGCTTTAGAATTTTTTTCTTCAATGCCTTTAAGCGCCTCTTCTTCTTTGGCGCTTAATTTTTTTACAATTTTATTATCAACTGGCGAAGGGGATTTCAAGGTTTTTCCAATGTCTGAAGCCATGCTCATAGCTTCTTTAGCAAAACCAGAACCAAGAGCTTCGGACAATGAGCCAGTTTCTTGAGCTTTATGAGCCACCTGACGAGCACGGCTGTGCCAATCCCCTCTGGCACTACGAACAATATACTGGACAGACAAACCTTCTTGATCACCAACTTTTGACATGGCATTAATAATTGAATTAAGAGGATCAGCATCATCTTTCTGATAGGTTTTTAAGGGTAGGATATTTTCGGATTTTGTGTGGGCAGTGGCAGCCACAATAACACTATTTGGTCGAAATATATTATAATCACGAACTTCCTCAATAACAGCATCAGGATAAATAGCATTTAATTGATGTTCAAGATAATTTCTATGCTCACGAGGGGCTACCACATAGAAAGCAATCACTTTATTATGAGCCACAATTTCAAAACCAAAATGATCATTACGACCTCGTAACCAATGACTTACACCTCGCTGGGCTTTTAGACCACCGATAGCAGTGAATAGACCCTCACCTTTTGCGATTTCTTCTCGGAGTTGTTGCACCGACATTGCTTGACTATTATCTTCTGGTCGTTCTTTTGGTAATTTTACTAAATAGACAATATGATCAGACACTGAGCGAACGGTAAGGGCACGGCGCAAGACATAGAGAGCAACAATTAATAAAAGCCTTCCCCCACCAAAAACAATCTAAACCCGCTCTAGGCTCGGCTCGCCAAAAGTTGCTTCAAATGGAATTGTTGATTGGGTGTTTAATTGTTCTTGTCCAAAATCCATAGACTAGTCATGATTATGTAGTTTGAGCAAACGATCAGCCTTTATTTTAGCTTCTTGCTCAAGAAAAAATTTGCTGACCCCGGGAATTAATTTTAACCAACCGGTAATAACTTCAATTATTTTTTTTAACTTAACTGTGGCTGATGATAATAAAGAATTAATTTCTTTAGCAGTTTGCTCACCAGTCACCCGAAACTTTACTTTATCAGCTTCAGGTAGCTTAAAATAAATCTCTGAGAGATCTTCTTCCAAGATACGTTCAATATCAGCCAGGCGTTGAGCTTCGACTGGATTGGTGGTTGAACTAACTGACTGCGTACCTATGTTTGTTGGCAAAACTGCCTTCTCGGCCGATTCTGTGGCCTCTGAGCCAGCTTTATTGGCCTGAACTTCAGGCGAGGCGACACGTTCAAGATCAGTCCCTTCTGTAGTTGGAGCTTTGGATTGTTCGGGCTTAATTACTATCTGTTCAGCCATAGAAATATACTTCTTATTCTATAAGAATTATTACTTACATTATACAAAAAATTGCCCTTAAGAGCAATTGCAAAATCAGGAACAAAAATTATAAAATTAAAAACTACAAAACTATAATGAAAACTAGATTTTCCTAATCTTCACCCCATCAGGATGATCTTCAATACTATAGCCTAATTTCTGAATTTTGGTTCGCAAAACATCAGAAGTTGCCCAGTCTTGATCAAGACGAGCTCGTTCTCGCTCAGCGGCTAATTCACGAATTTCAGAAGGAATCTCTTCTGCTAGATTATTGGTTCTAATTAAATCCAAACCAAGAACAGTATCAAACGATTGAATAGTCCCCAGTTTAATTTCGGAATTAAGATCTGACTTAAGTAAGCCCTGCAAAATAGCTACCGCTTGCGGCATATTAAGGTCATCATTAACTGCAGTAGTAAATTGCTCGGAAAATGATGAGTCAATCTCCCCTATCTGAGCGCCTAAATTCTCTATAGATCGTCTTACATTACTTAAAGCAGTGGCAGCTTGTCCAAGCATTTCCGGTTTATACGTCATTGGTTTGCGATAGTGTGTTAGCAAACAGGCATAACGAAAAGCTAATGGTTCAACTTTTTCTTCTTCCGTCACTTTTTCTAATAGCAATATATTGCCCTCACTTTTGGCCATTTTCTCAGAGTCACTGATATTTAATAAAGCACCATGTAGCCAATAATTGAAAAACTTTTGATTCGTGGCTGCTTCAGATTGAGCAATTTCATTAGTATGATGGATATTTATATGATCAATACCTCCACAATGAATATCAAGATGATCTTTTAGAAAATGCAGACTCATTGCCGAGCATTCAATATGCCAACCGGGGAAACCTTTTCCCCATGGTGATTCCCATTCCATTTGTCGTTTCTGATCTTTTGGAGAAAACTTCCACAAGGCAAAATCAGTAGCATTTTTTTTCTCATCATTTTTTTCAACCCGAGCACCTTCTTTAAGTTCATCTAAGTTAAGATGACTTAATTTATTATAATCAGCAAATTTTGAAGTATCATAATATACACCGTCAGAAGTTTGATAGGTATAGCCTTTTTCTTGTAAGATTGTAATCAAATCAATTTGTTCAGAAATATAGTCAGTAGCTTTGCACCAAACAGCCGGTTCAATAATATTAAGGGCTATTAAATCTTTTTTGAATTGAGCCAAATAAAAATCAGCAATTTCCCAAGCTGTTTTGCCTTCCCTAGCCGCTCCTTTCTCCATTTTATCTTCTCCCATATCTTGATCACCAACTAAATGTCCAACATCAGTAACATTCATGATATGCTCAACTTGGAAATTATTATAGAGCAAAGTTCTTTTTAAAAAATCTTCAAATATATACGTCCGCAGATTGCCAATATGAGCATAGTGGTACACTGTCGGACCACAGGTATATAACCCAACCGGTGAGGCGATTGATTTGAATTCTTCTTTACTTCGACTGAGTGTATTATAGAGAAACAAAGACATGAGATCTAACATCCTAGTTGATTAACTGGATGAGTTTATGTAAATAAATATAAGAAAATAATCGCTACTCGCTAACAACGCGCCAGCTATCATTATAAAGATTACCAGCCACGATATGTAATGCTCCATTGTGAACTACTATACCAGTAGCATGTCTAGCTCCAGGATATTGTTCTTTATGCCAAGTAATTCCATCACTACTAGAATACAGCCCTTCTTGATTTACTGAAGAATATCCTCCCATCAAATACCACATTTTATTGTCAAAGACTACACCATTAGGATAAATTGATCTCATTGCACTAGGTAATGTAGCAATAAGCGTCCAATTAGCTCCATCATCAATACTTTTATATACAGTCTGATTATAATTATCAGTTCCACCAGAATAATACCTACCACCGCCCATCATATACAAATCACCATTAAATGAGTACATAACGCCAGCAGAAAAATTTGCAATCGGTAGATCTCCTGTTTTTTCAAATTGATCAGTTATCTCATTATATCGAAGAATATCTGTATGCATGGTTGGGGTTAATCCAAAATCAGATTGGCCACCAGCAATATAAAAAGATCCTTCATGAATTGTCCAAGCATATAAACCTCTTGTACCAGCGGCACTACCCCAATCTGCTGTACGCTGTGTCCATCCACCAGCAGTTGTGTATGTCCACACATCTTTGCTCAAAGTGTCAGCATCACCTCCAAACATCCACATTTTTGAATCTTTTACACCCATAGCTACATGATGACGGACTGACCAAGATGCATTTGCATTTTGTGTCCACGTAATACCATCAGCACTTTGCCAATCAGTATCTGTACTACCTGATCCAGGAAAAATTCCAGTATTCCAACCACCTAGTAAGCGTAGATTACCCTCAAATGATAGAAGAGAGACTCCATCCATAGCCGGAAACTCTGTATTACTATCTAATAATTCTAAACTATAAGGGGTTACATATGGGCTATACGATTGAAGATCAATGTCGTAATAATTAGAAATATTATTACTAATTGCCTGTACTTGAGCTTCCGTTAATCCGCCGGTATAGTAAATTTGTTCTGCAAGTTTAGTAGCTACACTCAACGATGGGTCTTCTGAAACTAGCCTATTAAAACTAATGGGGTTATTATTCCCAAGATCATACCAGCCAACAATTTCGCCATTTATGGAAAGTGAGGCCCACTTGCTATCAACTCTTCGGATATGTGCAAGTAACCAAGAATTCTTGGGTATAGTGTATGTAATAAAATCATTAGCAGCTGCGCGACCATGAGAAACTGTTGTGGCATCGTAATAAAGCAAATCAGCCCAAGTACCTCCATTATTACCACCAAGTAGAAAACCACTATTTATATTATTTAGATTGAATACACCAAAGATATCATAGGTTGTTCCGAGAGTCTGGCTTGTGAACGACATATCCTTACCTGCTGCATTTAACAAAGTAGGTTTACTATTAACCTGATTTAATTCAACCAGTAATTGACTACCATTAGTTGTTTGAACAGCGTTCACACCGTTATTACTTTGATCATACCAGGTACGAACAGCTCCTGACCCACCTCCCACGAATGTAGAGAAAGCACTTGTGTCATAATCTCCAGCGTTAAATCCAATATCTGACAATCCATTATCAGACGATCGACGAATTTGTGTGGCTGGACCAAGATAGTCACTTCTTAATTTTCTATTTGAATATGCGAGTAAAGGAGAAACAACTAAATCAGCCAAATAATTTGATATAACTAGAGCTTTATTAGCAGCAAGGTTAGTTGCCGGAACAAAATTTGTCATTGCATTCCCCGCTTGATCAGCTATTGTTCCCGCAATTGATGAAACTGTTAAATCAGCCGAACTATCAGTGAATTGCACAGTGTAATTACAAGTCCCAGTACTTGAATTTGTTGCCGTAAAAGTACAGCTAGAATCAACATCACCAGTCTCCAAAGTTACCGTTATACTTCCGGTTGAAGTTATAGCCTCAGAAAATGTTACATCAATATCTATAACTTCATTATCGCCATAGGTACCATTAGTTTTATCAGAAGTAATGTTAGTTATAGTTGGCGCAGTTGTATCAATCACAAATGAAGAAATTGTGATTATATTTGAAATATTGCTTGCAGAATCAGTAACCTTTAAAGTACAGGTATTATATGTTCCATCAGCTAGTGCTGAAAATACAATAATATTCAAACCAACCGTCGCTAGAACAGTTACACTTGTACAACTTCCTGTGTAAGTGATCGTTCCGGCTTCATCAGATGTAAAAACATACGAAGGGGTATTGTCACTACCCGGAGTTACAACTGGCGTCACTTCGGAAATAATTGGGGCAGTTGAGTCAATAACTACTGTCGGCGTGCTTCCTCCGCTACGGAGAACAATAGTATTAATTCTAAATGCGGGAATAGTAAGTATATTTGATTGAAGACCCTTGGCATCAATAACTTTCACTGTACAACCAGAATATAGACCATCAGATAATGAATTTAATGTAATAGTATTTACACCAACAATTACTAGAGTGGTTGAGCTTGAACAGCTACCTCCATAAATAATTGATCCTGCACTATCAGTTGAAAAAGTATAATTAGGAGTTTTATCAGCAGTTTGGACTGGGATGGCCGTAACTTCAGAGATGACTGGAGCCTTTAATACTTCTTTTGGTACTACCTCGGAAAGATCGACAATCTTTTTAAAAGTTACAGGATCTACTTTACCAGTTTGCTTTATTTTTTGTGAAGATTGAAAAGCAATCACTGCCTTTTTTGTTATTTCTCCAAAATATCCAGTTAATGTTGGATACGTAAAGAATCCCTTATTCTTTAGAAATAATTGCAAACTTTTTACATCTTCACCTCGAAGACCAATATATAATTCTCTTTCTAAAGCTTTGACTTTAGTAGAACTAGGTGGCTTGACCTCAGAAGTATTTACATTACTTGTTGGCTTACTAATCGAGTTAAGTACTTTGAGAGTTTTCGGTCCTACTCGTCCGTAACCACTATCTTCTAAGCTATTCGTTACAATCTTTTTGCTAACTTGAAATTTTTTTACTGCCTCCTTGGTCACCAAGCCAAAATATCCTGTAATTGAGTCATGATTAAAAAAATCAGCCTCTTTTAAGGT is part of the Candidatus Falkowbacteria bacterium genome and harbors:
- a CDS encoding cysteine--tRNA ligase gives rise to the protein MSLFLYNTLSRSKEEFKSIASPVGLYTCGPTVYHYAHIGNLRTYIFEDFLKRTLLYNNFQVEHIMNVTDVGHLVGDQDMGEDKMEKGAAREGKTAWEIADFYLAQFKKDLIALNIIEPAVWCKATDYISEQIDLITILQEKGYTYQTSDGVYYDTSKFADYNKLSHLNLDELKEGARVEKNDEKKNATDFALWKFSPKDQKRQMEWESPWGKGFPGWHIECSAMSLHFLKDHLDIHCGGIDHINIHHTNEIAQSEAATNQKFFNYWLHGALLNISDSEKMAKSEGNILLLEKVTEEEKVEPLAFRYACLLTHYRKPMTYKPEMLGQAATALSNVRRSIENLGAQIGEIDSSFSEQFTTAVNDDLNMPQAVAILQGLLKSDLNSEIKLGTIQSFDTVLGLDLIRTNNLAEEIPSEIRELAAERERARLDQDWATSDVLRTKIQKLGYSIEDHPDGVKIRKI
- a CDS encoding peptidoglycan-binding protein, encoding MSKKILLLVLLFIIFSPSLSNASAYTFNRELSYGDFGADVSALQQTLKEADFFNHDSITGYFGLVTKEAVKKFQVSKKIVTNSLEDSGYGRVGPKTLKVLNSISKPTSNVNTSEVKPPSSTKVKALERELYIGLRGEDVKSLQLFLKNKGFFTYPTLTGYFGEITKKAVIAFQSSQKIKQTGKVDPVTFKKIVDLSEVVPKEVLKAPVISEVTAIPVQTADKTPNYTFSTDSAGSIIYGGSCSSSTTLVIVGVNTITLNSLSDGLYSGCTVKVIDAKGLQSNILTIPAFRINTIVLRSGGSTPTVVIDSTAPIISEVTPVVTPGSDNTPSYVFTSDEAGTITYTGSCTSVTVLATVGLNIIVFSALADGTYNTCTLKVTDSASNISNIITISSFVIDTTAPTITNITSDKTNGTYGDNEVIDIDVTFSEAITSTGSITVTLETGDVDSSCTFTATNSSTGTCNYTVQFTDSSADLTVSSIAGTIADQAGNAMTNFVPATNLAANKALVISNYLADLVVSPLLAYSNRKLRSDYLGPATQIRRSSDNGLSDIGFNAGDYDTSAFSTFVGGGSGAVRTWYDQSNNGVNAVQTTNGSQLLVELNQVNSKPTLLNAAGKDMSFTSQTLGTTYDIFGVFNLNNINSGFLLGGNNGGTWADLLYYDATTVSHGRAAANDFITYTIPKNSWLLAHIRRVDSKWASLSINGEIVGWYDLGNNNPISFNRLVSEDPSLSVATKLAEQIYYTGGLTEAQVQAISNNISNYYDIDLQSYSPYVTPYSLELLDSNTEFPAMDGVSLLSFEGNLRLLGGWNTGIFPGSGSTDTDWQSADGITWTQNANASWSVRHHVAMGVKDSKMWMFGGDADTLSKDVWTYTTAGGWTQRTADWGSAAGTRGLYAWTIHEGSFYIAGGQSDFGLTPTMHTDILRYNEITDQFEKTGDLPIANFSAGVMYSFNGDLYMMGGGRYYSGGTDNYNQTVYKSIDDGANWTLIATLPSAMRSIYPNGVVFDNKMWYLMGGYSSVNQEGLYSSSDGITWHKEQYPGARHATGIVVHNGALHIVAGNLYNDSWRVVSE
- a CDS encoding type IV secretion system DNA-binding domain-containing protein → MRRALTVRSVSDHIVYLVKLPKERPEDNSQAMSVQQLREEIAKGEGLFTAIGGLKAQRGVSHWLRGRNDHFGFEIVAHNKVIAFYVVAPREHRNYLEHQLNAIYPDAVIEEVRDYNIFRPNSVIVAATAHTKSENILPLKTYQKDDADPLNSIINAMSKVGDQEGLSVQYIVRSARGDWHSRARQVAHKAQETGSLSEALGSGFAKEAMSMASDIGKTLKSPSPVDNKIVKKLSAKEEEALKGIEEKNSKAGLDVNLRLIASAPTETRARAMINELSASFSQYNYYEYGNSLQVSLQKNSTNIIRDFIFRRFKEHNCFILNTEEMASLYHLPLKNAETPNILWLTAKQAAAPVNLPTEGLLLGTNTFRGVSHEVKIKSADRLRHTYIIGKSGVGKSFLLANMAIQDVLAGHGICMIDPHGDLIDEVLLRVPPERADDVVIFAPADIERPLSINLLEFDPRYPEQKTFVINEMIGIFDKLYDLKATGGPIFEQYMRNAMLLIMSDPSSGSTLMEIPKVLADAEFRNLKLSRCNDSTVVDFWRKEAEKAGGDAALANVVPYVTSKLTSFISNDMMRPIIGQQNSSFNLRDIMDSQKILLVKLPKGIVGELNAYLLGMIIVGKILMAALSRADLASSERKDFYLYIDEFQNFTTNSISQILSEARKYGLGLIVAHQYIGQLTNKGDSSIKEAVFGNVGTIITFKVGSEDAEFLKKEFSPVFNEYDLINVEKYTAYVKLLLDHATSRPFSM